CTGTAATACTTGAGTGTCTCTTCTTTACACCTGCTCTTATGCTTCTCAAAAGTTATCGAATAACCACAGTCTCCGCAACTAGCGATATTAGGAAAGAAGAACGGAGTCTCTTGACGAGCTTTCTTGTGATTAAGTTTTCTAGAGTTTGATTTGATTCTTTTTTGTATTTTATTGAAGGTCTCTTTTGAGATCATTGGCTTATGTGAGCCTTCATGCAATTCACCTCTAAGCTTGAAAACGCCGTAATAGAATGGGTTTGTGAGTAAGTTATGCAGAGTAGAGAATGAGATAGCTTTCTCGTTTCTTGCACCTTTGATTCCAGAAGCGTACATTAGATCTCGCATTTCTTTGTAGTTGATTTCACCCTCTGCAAATCTCTTTAGAAGGTTTTTCATAGTATTGAAGTGTTCAGGGTCTGGTTCTATACTTCTGGTTTTGTGATGATTAATATAGCCGTAAGGAGCCTTACCTGGGAACTCTCCTCTACGTACCTTCTGTCTGATTCCACGATTCACATTCTCACGCAAACCATCAACAAAATACTGAGCCTGAGAGAAAGCAATTGAGAGATTAAACTTACCATTAGCAGTTTTATCGAAGTAGAAGTTTGGAAACTTGAGATCTTTAATCAAACCTTGATCTATTAAGTAAGTTACTTTACCTCCGTCATAGGTATTACGCGCAATTCTGTCTGGATGCCAAGCAATGATTCCTTGTGCTTGACCTTGTTCTAACCCTGTGAGCATCTGATTAAAAACTGGTCTCCCAGGCTGTTTCGCTGACATGGATTCGGTGAAAATCTTCACAATACTGAGCCTGTTCTGCCTCGCAAAGTCTCTCAGTTCCTGGATCTGAGCTTCAATAGATAGCATTTGTCTATCCTCTGAGTCAGAGGACTTACGGGCGTAGAGGAAGTATTGCATGTGAAAATTTTAGTCAATTTATAAAGATTTGGCCAATTAAAAAGTATTAATTAGTTAGGGCTTTCACTATTATTGATAAAATAGGTATTGTGTTTAAAGAGATTAAAATAAAAAAGTTTAGGTTGTTTGAGAACCAAGATATCTTATTAGGTAAAAGAATCACTGTATTTGCGGGAGAAAATATGACAGGTAAATCAACTTTGCTTGGCATGCTAGCAAACTCTTCTGAGTTGAAGAAAAAAGATGGTTTCCCCTATATCTGCAGCTACAGCCTTAGAATCTTCAAAGCTTGCTATGTGAAACAGTGCATCACCTTCATTTACAAGAGTTAACTCTGTGCGTCCAATAATGATTCCTGAATTAGTTGCAATTATTTTAGACAGGTGCTTAGCAAATGGGTCTGAGATTTTGCCAATGACTTCTCCGGCTTTGACTCTGGCTCCGAGGTTCTTTGAACCGGTGAGAATTCCGCTTGCAGGAGCTCTTAGCCAAGCGCTAAATTTAGCTACAAAGCATTCTTTTTGTTTGCGTGTGTTCATAACATTGTCTTCAATCATGCCTATAGCTTTCATTACAGAAAGTACGCCAAACAATCCTGACTTGATTACATTCTCGTCAAAGCGCAAGGCTTCACCACCTTCAAAAACTAATAATCTAATAT
The DNA window shown above is from Cyanobacteriota bacterium and carries:
- a CDS encoding recombinase family protein, giving the protein MQYFLYARKSSDSEDRQMLSIEAQIQELRDFARQNRLSIVKIFTESMSAKQPGRPVFNQMLTGLEQGQAQGIIAWHPDRIARNTYDGGKVTYLIDQGLIKDLKFPNFYFDKTANGKFNLSIAFSQAQYFVDGLRENVNRGIRQKVRRGEFPGKAPYGYINHHKTRSIEPDPEHFNTMKNLLKRFAEGEINYKEMRDLMYASGIKGARNEKAISFSTLHNLLTNPFYYGVFKLRGELHEGSHKPMISKETFNKIQKRIKSNSRKLNHKKARQETPFFFPNIASCGDCGYSITFEKHKSRCKEETLKYY
- a CDS encoding AAA family ATPase; translated protein: MFKEIKIKKFRLFENQDILLGKRITVFAGENMTGKSTLLGMLANSSELKKKDGFPYICSYSLRIFKACYVKQCITFIYKS